From Blastochloris viridis, one genomic window encodes:
- a CDS encoding DUF1134 domain-containing protein, producing MILLRILVFAVLILVAGTPFSHGQAQGRVGQFNPDELVQAGHNFFGGLSRGLALAIQDVVAKWGLPNGYILGQEGTGAFAIGLRYGEGTLYTKNAGDLPVFWQGPSLGFDFGGDGARTMMLIYNLRQVTDIFQRFPGIDGSAYLVAGFGVTAMNSSGVTVVPIRSGVGLRLGANVGYLKFTQKPTWNPF from the coding sequence ATGATTCTCCTGCGGATTTTGGTGTTCGCCGTCCTCATCCTCGTTGCCGGCACGCCGTTCAGCCACGGCCAGGCGCAAGGTCGGGTCGGCCAGTTCAACCCGGACGAGTTGGTCCAGGCCGGCCACAACTTCTTCGGCGGCCTGTCGCGCGGGCTCGCCCTCGCCATCCAGGACGTGGTGGCGAAATGGGGCCTGCCGAACGGCTACATCCTGGGCCAGGAGGGCACTGGTGCCTTCGCCATCGGCCTGCGCTACGGCGAAGGCACGCTCTACACCAAGAACGCCGGCGACCTGCCGGTATTCTGGCAGGGCCCCTCGCTCGGCTTCGACTTCGGCGGCGACGGCGCCCGCACCATGATGCTGATCTACAACCTGCGTCAGGTCACCGACATCTTCCAGCGCTTCCCCGGCATCGACGGCTCGGCCTATCTGGTTGCCGGCTTCGGGGTGACGGCGATGAACAGCAGCGGGGTGACGGTGGTGCCGATCCGCTCCGGCGTCGGTCTGCGCCTCGGCGCCAATGTCGGCTATCTCAAGTTCACCCAGAAGCCGACCTGGAATCCGTTCTGA
- the chpT gene encoding histidine phosphotransferase ChpT, translating into MSDVFALESLDLAALVASRVCHDVISPVGAIVNGLEVLDEAKQDEETRTFALDLIRRSAHQASARLQFCRIAFGAAGSAGSEIDTGDAETVARGVVEDDRTKLTWQVPRQLMPKNRVKLLLNLVLLAGNAIPRGGTIMVGCDGGGFRVLSAGTNPRIPAGIQDLLAGRPASDHIDGTAIQPFYTGLLARTAGLDVAVAIEDGGVAFTAVAAAPQPGVA; encoded by the coding sequence ATGTCTGACGTTTTTGCTCTTGAGAGCCTTGACCTCGCGGCGCTGGTCGCCAGCCGGGTGTGCCACGACGTCATCAGCCCGGTCGGCGCCATCGTCAACGGCCTGGAAGTGCTCGACGAGGCCAAGCAGGACGAGGAAACCCGCACCTTCGCGCTGGACCTCATCCGCCGCAGCGCCCACCAGGCCTCCGCCCGCCTGCAGTTCTGCCGCATCGCCTTCGGCGCGGCCGGCTCGGCCGGCTCGGAAATCGACACCGGCGACGCCGAGACAGTGGCACGCGGCGTGGTTGAGGACGACCGCACCAAACTGACCTGGCAGGTGCCGCGGCAACTGATGCCGAAGAACCGCGTCAAGCTGTTGCTGAACCTGGTGCTGCTCGCCGGCAACGCCATTCCGCGTGGCGGCACGATCATGGTCGGTTGCGACGGCGGCGGCTTCCGGGTGCTGTCGGCGGGCACCAATCCGCGCATTCCAGCGGGCATCCAGGACCTCCTGGCTGGCCGGCCGGCCAGCGACCACATCGATGGCACCGCGATCCAGCCGTTCTATACCGGGCTTCTGGCCCGCACCGCGGGCCTGGACGTCGCCGTGGCTATCGAGGACGGCGGCGTGGCGTTCACCGCCGTCGCAGCCGCGCCCCAGCCCGGCGTCGCCTGA
- a CDS encoding 3'(2'),5'-bisphosphate nucleotidase CysQ family protein, which translates to MTLSLGGAAIADLDLIAALGELAICAGRRIEAIRAAGAAACLKPDGSPVTEADRASEAIVLAGLAELLPDVPVASEEAVAAGVTPPQSDRLILVDPLDGTKEFLAGNGEYAVNIGLVADGKPVLGVVHAPVTGETWLGVVGVGAWYAAPAEAGLAPRTAWKPIRCRPRPAVPTVVLSRTHLDPATEREVAALGPIHCLRHGSALKFTLIAEGRADLYPRLAPVCEWDIAAGHALVAAAGGDVTAADGTPLTYCHAGAGYLVPNFRARGLPATA; encoded by the coding sequence ATGACCCTTTCACTCGGTGGCGCCGCCATCGCCGACCTCGACCTGATCGCCGCGCTCGGCGAACTCGCTATTTGCGCCGGCCGCCGGATCGAGGCGATCCGCGCCGCCGGTGCCGCCGCCTGCCTGAAACCGGACGGCAGTCCCGTCACCGAGGCCGACCGCGCCTCAGAGGCGATCGTGCTGGCCGGGCTCGCCGAGCTGCTGCCGGACGTCCCGGTGGCCTCGGAGGAAGCGGTGGCTGCCGGCGTGACCCCGCCGCAGAGCGACCGGCTCATCCTGGTCGACCCGCTCGACGGCACCAAGGAATTCCTGGCCGGCAACGGCGAATATGCCGTCAATATCGGGCTGGTGGCGGACGGCAAGCCGGTGCTCGGCGTGGTTCACGCCCCAGTCACCGGCGAAACCTGGCTCGGCGTGGTCGGCGTGGGCGCCTGGTACGCCGCGCCGGCCGAGGCCGGGCTGGCGCCCCGCACGGCATGGAAGCCGATCCGCTGCCGGCCGCGCCCGGCGGTGCCGACCGTGGTGCTGAGCCGCACCCATCTTGACCCCGCCACCGAGCGGGAGGTGGCGGCGCTGGGGCCGATCCACTGCCTGCGCCACGGTTCGGCGCTGAAATTCACCTTGATCGCCGAAGGCCGCGCCGACCTCTACCCGCGCTTGGCGCCGGTGTGCGAATGGGACATCGCCGCCGGCCATGCCCTGGTCGCGGCCGCCGGCGGCGACGTGACAGCGGCCGATGGCACGCCGCTGACCTATTGCCACGCCGGCGCCGGATATTTGGTGCCGAACTTTCGGGCGCGCGGCCTGCCCGCGACGGCCTGA
- a CDS encoding chemotaxis protein CheW, which yields MGEGSVSAEDTTVTAALSDDTIEFVTVLIGGQLFGLPIGRVQDVFMPDRLTRVPLAAPELAGVLNLRGRIVTAIDMRVRLGLPPRDDGKTNMAVGIEHKGESYGLLIDQVGEVLKVSEATREANPANLDSRWSRVAGGVHRLDGQLMVILDVDRVLDTGTDALAA from the coding sequence ATGGGAGAAGGCAGCGTGAGCGCCGAGGATACGACCGTGACGGCCGCGTTGAGCGACGACACCATCGAGTTCGTCACCGTGCTGATCGGCGGACAGTTGTTCGGTCTGCCGATCGGGCGGGTGCAGGACGTGTTCATGCCCGACCGCCTCACCCGCGTGCCGCTGGCGGCGCCGGAACTGGCGGGCGTGCTCAACCTGCGCGGCCGCATCGTGACCGCCATCGACATGCGCGTGCGCCTCGGCCTGCCGCCCCGCGACGACGGCAAGACCAACATGGCAGTCGGCATCGAGCACAAGGGCGAGAGCTACGGCCTCCTGATCGACCAGGTCGGCGAAGTGCTGAAGGTGTCGGAAGCGACCCGCGAGGCCAATCCGGCCAACCTCGACTCGCGCTGGTCGCGGGTGGCGGGTGGCGTGCACCGTCTCGACGGCCAGCTGATGGTGATTCTCGACGTCGACCGCGTGCTCGATACCGGCACCGACGCGCTCGCCGCGTGA
- a CDS encoding chemotaxis protein CheW, translated as MDDLLREFLTETNESLDTVDVQLVRFEQDPNDKKILDNIFRLVHTIKGTCGFLGLPRLEALAHAAETLMGKFRDGMPVTGEAVTLILCTIDRLKQVLDGLERQEEEPTGSDTDLIGQLEHMALHGLGEAAPATVPEPEPEAPALATGSLTEQTLERPLRPGEVSLDELERAFRETAPEVPVPAPKTAKGKRAEAKKAEAKKADAKTEDDEKAPESLVKNQSIRVNVETLEHLMTMVSELVLTRNQLLEIVRRHEDSEFKVPLQRLSNVTAELQEGVMKTRMQPIGNAWQKLPRVVRDLANELGKSIELETVGAETELDRQVLDLIKDPLTHMVRNSADHGLEGPEERRANGKSETGTIRLSAFHEGGHIIIEIADDGRGLHTEKIKAKAIANGLINEVDAEKMSENQIQKFIFAPGFSTAAKVTSVSGRGVGMDVVRTNIDQIGGAIDLKSVYGEGTTVTIKIPLTLAIVSALIVEAGGDRFAIPQLAVVELVRAQSNSEHRIERIKDTPVLRLRNKLLPLVHLKRLLKIDGGQKIDEETGFIVVTQVGNQTFGIVVDGVFHTEEIVVKPMSSKLRHIPMFSGNTILGDGSVIMIIDPNGISSAFGAGTDTRQAAEDEAEEAYSDAASQTISLLVFRAGSTEPKAVPLSLVTRLEEIDAKKIERSNGRWLVQYRGSLMPLVTVNPHLTVRSEGTQPMLVFSESGRSMGLVVDEIVDIVEDRLNIEVASEQPGVLGSAVIKGQATEVIDIGHYLPMAFEDWMSRGLARTSSASRKLLFVDDSPFFRNMLTPVLRAAGYDVVACVDGEAALQVLKADQRFDAVVADVEMPGMDGFELAEQVKTDPRTKHMPMIALSSVTTPSSIERGRQAGFDDHIAKFDRQGLIAALKECTVEWEKAA; from the coding sequence ATGGACGATCTTCTTCGCGAATTCCTGACCGAGACGAATGAAAGTCTGGATACGGTCGACGTTCAGCTGGTTCGATTCGAGCAGGATCCGAACGACAAGAAAATTCTCGATAACATCTTCCGCCTGGTCCACACCATCAAGGGGACCTGCGGCTTCCTCGGCCTGCCGCGCCTCGAGGCTCTGGCGCACGCCGCCGAGACCCTGATGGGCAAATTCCGCGACGGCATGCCGGTCACCGGCGAGGCGGTGACGCTGATCCTGTGCACCATCGATCGCCTGAAGCAGGTGCTGGACGGGCTCGAACGCCAGGAGGAGGAACCCACCGGTTCCGACACCGACCTGATCGGGCAGTTGGAGCACATGGCGCTGCACGGGCTCGGCGAAGCTGCGCCGGCGACGGTGCCCGAGCCGGAGCCCGAAGCGCCGGCGCTGGCCACCGGCTCGCTGACCGAGCAGACCCTGGAGCGGCCGCTGCGCCCGGGCGAGGTTTCGCTCGATGAGCTCGAGCGGGCATTCCGCGAGACCGCGCCGGAGGTGCCGGTGCCGGCGCCGAAGACGGCGAAGGGCAAGAGGGCCGAAGCCAAGAAGGCCGAGGCGAAGAAGGCCGACGCCAAGACCGAGGACGATGAGAAGGCGCCGGAGTCGCTGGTCAAGAACCAGAGCATCCGCGTCAATGTCGAGACGCTCGAGCACCTGATGACCATGGTGTCCGAGCTGGTGCTGACCCGCAACCAGCTGCTCGAGATCGTCCGCCGCCACGAAGATTCCGAATTCAAGGTGCCGCTGCAGCGGCTGTCCAACGTCACCGCCGAGCTGCAGGAAGGCGTGATGAAGACGCGCATGCAGCCGATCGGCAACGCCTGGCAGAAGCTGCCGCGGGTGGTGCGCGACCTCGCCAACGAGCTGGGCAAGTCGATCGAGCTTGAGACGGTCGGCGCCGAGACCGAGCTCGACCGCCAGGTGCTCGACCTGATCAAGGACCCGCTCACCCACATGGTTCGCAACTCGGCGGACCACGGGCTCGAAGGCCCGGAGGAGCGGCGCGCCAATGGCAAGTCCGAGACCGGCACCATCCGCCTGTCGGCCTTCCACGAGGGCGGCCACATCATCATCGAGATCGCCGACGACGGGCGCGGCCTCCACACCGAGAAGATCAAGGCCAAGGCGATTGCCAACGGCCTGATCAACGAGGTCGACGCCGAGAAGATGTCGGAGAACCAGATCCAGAAGTTCATCTTCGCGCCGGGCTTTTCGACCGCCGCCAAGGTGACTTCGGTGTCCGGCCGCGGCGTCGGCATGGACGTGGTGCGCACCAACATCGACCAGATCGGCGGCGCCATCGACCTGAAGTCGGTTTACGGCGAAGGCACCACCGTCACCATCAAGATCCCGCTGACGCTGGCCATCGTCTCGGCGCTGATCGTGGAGGCGGGCGGCGACCGCTTCGCCATCCCGCAGCTCGCGGTGGTCGAGCTGGTGCGGGCGCAGTCCAATTCCGAGCACCGCATCGAGCGCATCAAGGACACTCCGGTGCTGCGGCTGCGCAACAAGCTGCTGCCGCTGGTGCATCTGAAGCGTCTGCTCAAGATCGACGGCGGCCAGAAGATCGACGAGGAGACCGGCTTCATCGTGGTGACGCAGGTCGGCAACCAGACCTTCGGCATCGTGGTCGACGGCGTGTTCCACACCGAGGAAATCGTGGTCAAGCCGATGTCCTCGAAGCTGCGCCACATCCCGATGTTCTCCGGCAACACCATCCTCGGCGACGGCTCGGTGATCATGATCATCGATCCGAACGGCATTTCCTCCGCGTTCGGTGCGGGCACCGACACCCGCCAGGCTGCCGAGGACGAGGCCGAGGAGGCGTATTCGGACGCCGCCAGCCAGACCATTTCGCTCCTGGTGTTCCGCGCCGGCTCCACCGAGCCCAAGGCGGTGCCGCTGTCGCTGGTCACCCGGCTGGAGGAGATCGACGCCAAGAAGATCGAGCGCTCCAACGGCCGGTGGCTGGTGCAGTACCGCGGCAGCCTGATGCCGCTGGTGACGGTGAATCCGCACCTCACCGTGCGCTCCGAAGGCACCCAGCCGATGCTGGTGTTCTCGGAGTCCGGCCGCTCGATGGGCCTCGTCGTCGACGAAATCGTCGACATCGTCGAGGACCGCCTCAACATCGAGGTGGCGAGCGAGCAGCCCGGCGTGCTTGGCTCGGCGGTGATCAAGGGCCAGGCCACCGAGGTGATCGACATCGGCCATTATCTGCCGATGGCGTTCGAGGACTGGATGTCGCGCGGCCTGGCCCGCACCAGCTCCGCCTCGCGCAAGCTGCTGTTCGTCGACGACTCGCCGTTCTTCCGCAACATGCTGACGCCGGTGCTGCGCGCGGCGGGCTATGACGTCGTCGCCTGCGTCGACGGCGAGGCGGCGCTTCAGGTTCTGAAGGCCGATCAGCGCTTCGATGCGGTGGTCGCCGACGTCGAGATGCCGGGCATGGACGGCTTCGAGCTCGCCGAGCAGGTCAAGACCGATCCGCGCACCAAGCACATGCCGATGATCGCGCTGTCGTCGGTGACGACGCCGTCCTCGATCGAGCGCGGCCGCCAGGCTGGGTTCGACGACCATATCGCCAAGTTCGACCGGCAGGGCCTGATCGCGGCGCTGAAGGAATGCACCGTGGAATGGGAGAAGGCAGCGTGA
- a CDS encoding response regulator produces MKTCLVVDDSSVIRKVARRIIEGFQFSVNEAEDGEKALVACRKQMPDAVLLDWNMPVMDGYEFLKNLRAMPGGSAPKVVFCTTENDVAHIARALHAGANEYIMKPFDKEIVEAKFQEVGLI; encoded by the coding sequence ATGAAGACCTGTTTGGTGGTCGACGACTCGAGCGTCATCCGGAAGGTTGCCCGGCGGATCATCGAAGGCTTCCAGTTCTCGGTGAACGAGGCCGAGGACGGCGAGAAGGCGCTGGTCGCCTGTCGCAAGCAGATGCCCGACGCCGTGCTGCTCGACTGGAACATGCCGGTGATGGACGGCTACGAGTTCCTGAAGAACCTGCGCGCGATGCCGGGCGGCTCGGCGCCGAAGGTGGTGTTCTGCACCACCGAGAACGATGTCGCTCACATCGCCCGTGCGCTGCACGCCGGTGCCAACGAGTACATCATGAAGCCGTTCGACAAGGAGATCGTCGAGGCGAAGTTCCAAGAAGTCGGCTTGATCTGA
- a CDS encoding YHS domain-containing (seleno)protein, which yields MACARQSRQLAFGTAGPVWPALLMVLAVLGSALAATNERVVADRHSGLALWGYDPVAYHLDRQARPGSAEFELDHGGLMWRFVNAGNLAAFKDRPDDYMPAFGGFDPPAVARKAAVPGNPEVFAIWNGKLLMFHNAASRERFFTDPGAIFHAAELGWEDAAKTLPR from the coding sequence ATGGCGTGTGCTAGGCAATCGCGGCAGCTGGCGTTCGGCACCGCCGGCCCGGTGTGGCCGGCGCTGCTGATGGTGCTGGCGGTGCTGGGGTCGGCGCTGGCGGCGACCAACGAGCGCGTGGTGGCCGACCGCCACTCGGGACTGGCGCTGTGGGGCTACGATCCGGTCGCCTATCACCTCGATCGGCAGGCGCGACCGGGCAGCGCCGAGTTCGAACTCGACCATGGCGGCCTGATGTGGCGCTTCGTCAACGCCGGCAACCTGGCTGCGTTCAAGGACCGGCCGGACGATTACATGCCGGCGTTCGGCGGCTTCGATCCGCCGGCGGTGGCCCGCAAGGCGGCGGTACCGGGCAATCCGGAGGTGTTCGCGATCTGGAACGGCAAGCTGCTGATGTTCCACAATGCCGCCAGCCGCGAGCGGTTCTTCACTGACCCCGGCGCCATCTTCCACGCCGCCGAGCTCGGCTGGGAGGACGCGGCGAAAACCCTGCCGCGCTAA
- the paaK gene encoding phenylacetate--CoA ligase PaaK yields MLDLSPRPGDLEPIETASRDELAALQLDRLKWTLRHAYTNVAHYRAAFDAAGVHPDDVKTLADLARFPFTTKQDLRDTYPFGMFAVPQSQVMRVHASSGTTGRPTVVGYSKGDIDMWADVMARSMRAAGARPGMKVHVAYGYGLFTGGLGAHYGAERLGCTVIPVSGGMTERQVQLMRDFQPDVIMVTPSYMLALLDEFRRIGIDARTCSLKVGMFGAEPWTNAMRLEIEEAFDMHAVDVYGLSEVIGPGVANECVETKDGLHVWEDHFYPEIIDPVTGAVVPDGEFGEIVFTSLTKEAMPIIRYRTRDLTRLLPGTARSMRRMEKVSGRSDDMIILRGVNVFPSQIEEQILKCSGLAPHYVIELGREGRLDTMSVLVEARPEAADAATRATQVKELTHHVKAVVGVTVRVNVVDPNSIERSVGKAKRVLDMRSRG; encoded by the coding sequence ATGCTGGACCTCTCGCCGCGCCCGGGCGACCTTGAGCCGATCGAAACCGCCTCGCGCGACGAGTTGGCGGCGCTGCAGCTCGACCGCCTCAAATGGACGTTGCGCCACGCCTATACCAACGTCGCCCACTATCGCGCCGCGTTCGACGCTGCCGGTGTCCACCCCGACGACGTCAAGACGCTGGCCGACCTCGCCAGGTTTCCGTTCACAACCAAGCAGGACCTGCGCGACACCTATCCTTTCGGCATGTTCGCGGTGCCGCAGTCGCAGGTGATGCGCGTCCACGCCTCCTCCGGCACCACCGGACGGCCGACCGTGGTGGGCTATTCCAAGGGCGATATCGACATGTGGGCCGACGTCATGGCCCGCTCGATGCGCGCCGCCGGCGCCCGGCCGGGCATGAAGGTCCACGTCGCCTACGGCTATGGCCTGTTCACCGGCGGCCTCGGCGCCCATTACGGGGCCGAGCGGTTGGGCTGCACCGTCATCCCGGTGTCGGGCGGCATGACCGAGCGCCAGGTCCAGCTGATGCGCGACTTCCAGCCCGACGTCATCATGGTGACGCCGTCCTACATGCTGGCGCTGCTCGACGAGTTCCGCCGCATCGGCATCGACGCCCGCACCTGCAGCCTGAAGGTCGGCATGTTCGGCGCCGAGCCGTGGACCAACGCCATGCGCCTGGAGATCGAGGAGGCGTTCGACATGCACGCCGTCGACGTCTACGGCCTGTCGGAGGTGATCGGGCCGGGCGTCGCCAACGAGTGCGTCGAGACCAAGGACGGCCTGCACGTCTGGGAAGATCACTTCTATCCCGAGATCATCGACCCGGTGACCGGCGCGGTGGTGCCGGACGGCGAGTTCGGCGAGATCGTATTCACCTCCCTCACCAAGGAGGCGATGCCGATCATCCGCTACCGCACCCGCGACCTCACCCGGCTGCTGCCCGGCACGGCGCGGTCGATGCGGCGGATGGAGAAGGTGTCCGGCCGCTCCGACGACATGATCATCCTGCGCGGCGTCAACGTATTTCCGAGCCAGATCGAGGAGCAGATCCTGAAATGCTCGGGGCTGGCGCCGCACTACGTCATCGAGCTCGGGCGCGAAGGCCGGCTCGACACCATGAGCGTGCTGGTCGAGGCGCGGCCGGAGGCCGCCGATGCGGCGACGCGCGCCACCCAGGTCAAGGAACTGACCCATCACGTCAAGGCGGTGGTCGGCGTCACCGTCCGCGTCAATGTGGTCGATCCCAACTCGATCGAGCGCTCGGTCGGCAAGGCCAAGCGCGTGCTCGACATGCGGTCGCGGGGGTAG
- a CDS encoding c-type cytochrome, with protein MRRVVAMAVAMGCGAPLAANAQAGDAAAGRVLAERWCSACHVVDAEQAQGNDAVPTFRAIGTKSWTELKFGMAMASPHPPMPTLDLTRRELADLLAFVRRQAAE; from the coding sequence ATGCGGCGGGTGGTAGCGATGGCGGTGGCGATGGGCTGCGGCGCACCGTTGGCGGCGAATGCGCAAGCGGGCGATGCGGCGGCCGGCCGGGTGTTGGCAGAGCGCTGGTGCTCGGCCTGCCACGTGGTCGACGCCGAACAGGCGCAGGGCAATGACGCGGTGCCGACCTTCCGCGCCATCGGCACCAAAAGCTGGACTGAGCTCAAGTTTGGCATGGCGATGGCCTCGCCGCACCCGCCGATGCCTACGCTCGACCTCACTCGCCGGGAGCTGGCCGATCTGCTCGCGTTCGTTCGGCGCCAAGCGGCCGAATAG
- a CDS encoding CheR family methyltransferase, with the protein MTPLDYEYLRKFLKDRSGLVLSNDKQYLIESRLLPVARKVGLGSISELVAKLKAPGADRLAIDVTEAMTTNESFFFRDKVPFDHFRDTMLPKMMAARARERRLRIWCAAASTGQEPYSLAIVLKEMADKLMGWRVEIIGTDLSIEVLDKAKAGIYSQFEVQRGLPIQMLVKYFDQTGDVWQIKSEIRGMVQYRPLNLLTDFSSLGSFDIVFCRNVLIYFDQDTKVGVLSRIARLTVPEGFLVLGAAETVVGLTDAFVPVPDKRGLYQPNVTGKPGLGSIGAPRLNVAGARM; encoded by the coding sequence GTGACGCCACTCGATTATGAGTACCTGCGCAAGTTCCTGAAAGATCGCTCCGGTCTGGTGCTCTCCAACGACAAGCAGTACCTGATCGAGAGCCGCTTGCTGCCGGTGGCGCGCAAGGTCGGGCTTGGCTCGATTTCGGAGCTGGTCGCCAAGTTGAAGGCGCCGGGTGCCGATCGCCTCGCGATCGATGTCACCGAGGCGATGACGACCAACGAGTCGTTCTTCTTTCGCGACAAGGTGCCGTTCGACCATTTCCGCGACACCATGCTGCCGAAAATGATGGCGGCGCGCGCCAGGGAGCGGCGCCTGCGCATCTGGTGCGCGGCGGCCTCGACCGGCCAGGAGCCCTATTCGCTCGCCATCGTGCTCAAGGAGATGGCTGACAAGCTGATGGGTTGGCGCGTCGAGATCATCGGCACCGACCTGTCCATCGAGGTGCTCGACAAGGCCAAGGCCGGCATCTACAGCCAGTTCGAGGTGCAGCGCGGCCTGCCGATCCAGATGCTGGTCAAGTATTTCGACCAGACCGGCGACGTGTGGCAGATCAAATCCGAAATCCGGGGCATGGTGCAATACCGTCCCCTCAACCTGCTCACCGACTTCTCCTCGCTCGGCAGTTTCGACATCGTGTTCTGCCGCAACGTGCTGATCTATTTCGACCAGGACACCAAGGTCGGCGTGCTGAGCCGCATCGCCAGGCTCACCGTGCCGGAGGGCTTCCTGGTGCTGGGTGCGGCGGAGACCGTGGTCGGCCTCACCGATGCGTTCGTGCCGGTGCCGGACAAGCGCGGCCTTTATCAGCCCAACGTCACCGGCAAGCCGGGGCTGGGCTCGATCGGGGCGCCGCGCCTCAATGTGGCGGGCGCGCGGATGTAA
- the paaI gene encoding hydroxyphenylacetyl-CoA thioesterase PaaI, producing MTPEEIARKSAEAMRPDDRAPAAIGVVVETVGPGEAVASMVVTAAMANGHGTCHGGYLFALADTAFAYACNSYNQRAVAQHCAISFLTPAQIGMKLVATARERHRAERSGIYDVEVTADGVAIAEFRGHSRTVPGKLF from the coding sequence ATGACGCCGGAGGAGATTGCCCGCAAGTCCGCCGAGGCGATGCGGCCTGACGACAGGGCACCGGCGGCGATTGGCGTCGTCGTCGAAACGGTCGGGCCGGGCGAGGCGGTCGCTTCGATGGTCGTCACCGCGGCCATGGCCAACGGCCACGGCACCTGCCACGGCGGCTATCTGTTCGCGCTGGCCGACACCGCTTTCGCCTATGCCTGCAACTCCTACAATCAGCGCGCGGTCGCGCAGCACTGCGCGATAAGCTTTCTCACGCCGGCCCAAATCGGCATGAAACTGGTTGCCACCGCCCGCGAGCGCCACCGCGCCGAACGATCCGGCATCTACGATGTCGAGGTCACCGCGGACGGGGTGGCGATCGCGGAGTTCCGCGGCCACAGCCGCACCGTGCCGGGAAAGCTGTTCTGA
- a CDS encoding protein-glutamate methylesterase/protein-glutamine glutaminase: MSATAPVLSPADHPIRVMIVDDAVVVRGLVSRWLAEEQGVEVVASLRNGREAVDQFSRYDPDVVVLDIEMPELDGISTLPRLLEKKRDLVVIMASTLTRRNAEISLKALSLGAADYIPKPETNRDVTTSTTFRRELVDKIKSLGARRRRSGPRPAPAPGRPVPQLAPRLGPLPADIRLRPFPPTPPRIIVIGSSTGGPQALQVVLKGLAPIAARFPIIITQHMPPTFTTILAEHLSRASGRPAHEGIDGEAITAGTIYVAPGGRHMVIKRVNNVPVIGLDDGPPVNYCKPAVDPLFASAADAYGAGLLAVVLTGMGSDGAHGAGGIVARGGAVIAQDEATSVVWGMPGATAHSGVCSAVLPLADIAPRIIRLASGDRL; the protein is encoded by the coding sequence ATGAGCGCCACCGCCCCCGTGTTGTCCCCAGCCGACCACCCGATCCGCGTGATGATTGTCGACGACGCCGTCGTCGTTCGCGGGCTGGTATCGCGCTGGCTCGCCGAAGAGCAGGGCGTGGAGGTGGTGGCGTCGCTGCGCAACGGCCGCGAGGCGGTCGACCAGTTCAGCCGCTACGACCCGGACGTGGTGGTGCTCGACATCGAGATGCCCGAGCTCGACGGCATCTCGACGCTGCCGCGGCTGCTGGAAAAGAAGCGCGACCTCGTGGTGATCATGGCGTCGACGCTGACGCGCCGCAACGCCGAGATCTCGCTCAAGGCGCTGTCGCTCGGTGCCGCCGACTACATCCCCAAGCCGGAAACCAACCGCGACGTCACCACCTCGACGACGTTCCGGCGTGAGCTGGTCGACAAGATCAAGAGCCTCGGCGCCCGCCGCCGCCGCAGCGGGCCGCGCCCGGCGCCGGCTCCCGGCCGGCCGGTGCCGCAGCTGGCGCCGCGCCTCGGGCCGCTGCCGGCCGACATCAGGCTTCGGCCGTTTCCGCCGACGCCGCCGCGCATCATCGTCATCGGCTCATCGACCGGCGGGCCGCAGGCGCTGCAGGTGGTGCTCAAGGGACTGGCGCCAATCGCCGCGCGCTTTCCCATCATCATCACCCAGCACATGCCGCCGACCTTCACCACCATTCTCGCCGAGCACCTCAGCCGCGCCAGCGGCCGGCCGGCGCACGAGGGCATCGACGGCGAGGCGATCACCGCCGGCACCATCTATGTCGCGCCGGGCGGCCGCCACATGGTGATCAAGCGCGTCAACAACGTGCCGGTGATCGGGCTCGATGACGGCCCGCCGGTAAACTACTGCAAACCCGCGGTCGACCCCTTGTTCGCGTCGGCGGCGGACGCCTATGGCGCAGGGCTGCTCGCCGTCGTGCTGACCGGCATGGGCTCCGACGGGGCCCACGGCGCCGGAGGCATCGTCGCACGCGGCGGTGCGGTCATCGCCCAGGACGAGGCGACCAGCGTCGTCTGGGGCATGCCCGGCGCCACCGCGCATTCCGGGGTGTGTTCGGCGGTGCTGCCGCTCGCAGACATCGCCCCGCGCATCATTCGCCTTGCTTCAGGAGACCGCCTGTGA